Proteins found in one bacterium genomic segment:
- a CDS encoding shikimate kinase, with protein sequence MKGITLIGMPSSGKSTIGKLLAERLKWRFIDLDDLIKKEEGMTVNEILKQKGEKELLRLENSYTLRQDFFDVVFSPGGSIIYSDEAIGKLKKDTMIIYLETPLKDIKKRIERHSKKEAVVGLREKGIVNLFEERAPIYKLNADHIIDCSVFNRDSGHGSLINYIISLLSVPINNPPKL encoded by the coding sequence ATGAAAGGGATCACTCTTATAGGAATGCCCAGTTCGGGGAAATCAACGATAGGAAAGCTGTTGGCCGAACGTTTGAAATGGAGATTTATTGATTTGGATGATTTAATCAAAAAAGAAGAAGGAATGACTGTCAACGAAATTCTTAAGCAAAAAGGCGAGAAAGAATTGTTGCGATTAGAAAATAGTTATACGTTAAGACAAGATTTTTTCGATGTCGTATTCTCTCCGGGCGGCAGCATAATCTATTCAGACGAAGCAATAGGAAAATTAAAAAAAGATACAATGATTATTTATTTAGAAACTCCTTTGAAAGATATTAAAAAACGCATAGAGAGACATTCAAAAAAAGAAGCGGTCGTAGGTCTTAGGGAGAAAGGAATAGTTAATTTATTTGAAGAAAGAGCCCCGATATATAAATTAAACGCAGACCATATTATTGATTGCTCGGTTTTCAACCGGGATTCGGGCCATGGCTCCTTAATTAATTATATTATTTCGTTATTATCAGTTCCAATAAATAATCCGCCTAAATTGTAA
- the dnaG gene encoding DNA primase, with product MLTPLEEIKGKIDIVDFIKSYIPLQPAGKNFKAPCPFHQEKIPSFIVSPERQIWHCFGSCGEGGDVVKFLMKYENLEFYEALRVLAEKAGVELKSLNLQDQKEFNTLYDLNEKAKNFYKEQLAKFPAVLEYLKKRALQQKTIEEFEIGFAPAGGENLILYLINLGYNINDIAKAGLAIKTEKGKYLDRFYNRIMFPIYNNFGKVIAFTGRILPQFESPEIGKYVNSPETPLFNKSRVLYGFHKTKSEIGHTQTAFLVEGQMDFLMAWQSGIKNVVATSGTALSQDQLKNLKRLAENLIVSFDKDEAGIKALERGLDLFSDFDFNVKVLDLNGYKDPAEAAEKNPDYLKTALEKTQLAFICLFDFYFKSNLDWAAKKSNIRHLLRHIKTIKSAIEQAHWLKELALKSGIEEKVLTYELVTIKIKSSASADIEEVNNKEIIKPSRLNLLCQKLLSLILSKPEFLPDVIQNRNYFPADWQKFLDDPSLLQSGAKNELISFLDLRSSYEFSDLDEPALQKESEELIKHLKIEFLKNQGHQMQKEIKSAQEKNDKNLLDDSLKKFQNISQEINNLKNNK from the coding sequence ATGCTCACTCCTTTAGAAGAAATCAAGGGAAAAATTGATATTGTTGACTTTATTAAGTCCTATATTCCGCTTCAGCCGGCCGGCAAAAATTTCAAAGCTCCCTGCCCTTTTCATCAGGAAAAAATACCATCGTTTATTGTTTCCCCGGAGCGCCAAATCTGGCACTGCTTCGGTTCCTGCGGCGAGGGCGGCGATGTTGTTAAGTTTTTGATGAAATATGAGAATCTGGAATTTTATGAAGCTCTGCGGGTTCTGGCGGAAAAAGCAGGGGTGGAGCTGAAGAGCCTTAATCTCCAGGACCAAAAAGAATTTAATACTCTTTACGACCTCAACGAAAAAGCCAAAAATTTTTATAAAGAACAGCTGGCTAAATTTCCGGCCGTACTGGAATATCTGAAAAAACGGGCTCTTCAACAGAAAACCATTGAAGAATTTGAAATCGGATTCGCGCCGGCTGGCGGCGAAAATTTGATTTTATATCTGATTAATCTCGGCTATAATATCAATGATATTGCCAAAGCCGGCTTGGCCATTAAAACCGAAAAAGGAAAATATCTGGACAGATTCTATAACCGGATAATGTTCCCCATTTATAATAATTTCGGCAAGGTTATCGCTTTCACCGGCCGGATTCTGCCCCAGTTTGAAAGTCCGGAAATAGGCAAATACGTCAACAGCCCGGAAACCCCGCTCTTTAATAAATCCCGAGTTCTTTACGGATTTCATAAAACCAAATCGGAAATCGGCCACACACAGACCGCTTTTTTGGTTGAGGGACAAATGGATTTTCTGATGGCCTGGCAGTCGGGTATTAAAAACGTGGTCGCCACTTCCGGCACCGCCTTGAGCCAAGACCAGCTGAAAAATCTGAAAAGGTTAGCCGAAAATTTAATTGTAAGTTTTGATAAAGATGAAGCCGGCATCAAAGCCCTGGAGCGCGGTTTGGATCTCTTTAGCGATTTTGATTTTAATGTTAAAGTTCTTGATCTAAACGGATACAAAGACCCGGCGGAAGCGGCGGAAAAAAATCCCGATTATCTCAAAACAGCCCTGGAAAAAACCCAGCTGGCCTTTATCTGCCTTTTTGATTTTTATTTTAAAAGCAATCTTGACTGGGCAGCCAAAAAAAGCAACATCCGCCATTTATTACGCCACATCAAGACCATTAAAAGCGCCATTGAGCAGGCACATTGGCTGAAAGAGCTCGCCTTGAAATCCGGAATTGAAGAAAAAGTCCTAACCTACGAGCTGGTCACTATCAAAATCAAATCCTCCGCCTCAGCTGATATTGAAGAAGTCAATAATAAAGAAATTATCAAACCCTCGCGATTGAATTTGCTTTGCCAAAAACTTTTGTCATTGATTCTATCCAAGCCCGAGTTCCTCCCTGATGTTATTCAAAACCGCAATTATTTTCCCGCTGATTGGCAAAAATTCTTGGACGACCCTTCATTGCTTCAGAGCGGGGCAAAAAACGAACTGATTTCCTTCTTGGATCTCCGTTCCAGTTATGAATTTTCCGATCTTGATGAGCCGGCTTTGCAAAAAGAATCAGAAGAATTAATCAAACATTTAAAAATAGAATTTTTAAAAAACCAGGGTCATCAAATGCAAAAAGAAATAAAATCAGCCCAGGAAAAAAACGATAAAAACCTCCTGGATGATTCTTTGAAAAAATTTCAAAATATTTCCCAAGAAATTAATAATTTAAAAAATAACAAATGA
- a CDS encoding sigma-70 family RNA polymerase sigma factor, whose product MKKSKKIKKVKKTKTRKNKLPGKKAKLRLRLRSKAQHGKKSPKKQKKIILFIEEDFEFKGKDKKKLDTLIKRGKSKKYITDLEILYFFPDIEHNIPLLEKIYEILEKSSIGVIETEQFIKTSEDPIEKEHSNVRETLPDAVQMYLKEIGKTPLLKAEEEVSLAKRKERGEEAARQQLMKANLRLVVSIAKKYVHRSPNLSILDLIQEGNIGLSRAVEKFDYRKGFKFSTYATWWIRQAITRALADQSRTIRIPVHMVETISKYTQIKRKLTQELGRMPLAEEIANEMGIEVSKIHYIQKISQEVISLEMPLDENESEGVTLSDFIPDNQSLTPEQLASHTLLRNQLKEIISDLSPREQRILSMRFGLEDNVTHTLEEVGKEFGVTRERIRQIEAKSLEKIRQHKEIGKLEGY is encoded by the coding sequence ATGAAAAAATCAAAAAAAATAAAGAAAGTAAAAAAAACAAAAACAAGAAAAAATAAGCTCCCCGGGAAAAAAGCCAAGCTAAGATTGCGCCTTCGCTCAAAAGCTCAGCACGGCAAAAAATCTCCCAAAAAACAAAAAAAAATAATCCTATTTATTGAGGAAGATTTTGAATTTAAAGGAAAAGATAAAAAAAAGTTAGATACTTTAATCAAGAGGGGCAAGAGTAAAAAATATATCACTGATTTGGAAATCCTTTATTTCTTCCCCGATATTGAACACAACATTCCCCTTTTGGAAAAAATATATGAAATTTTAGAAAAAAGCAGCATCGGGGTAATTGAAACCGAACAATTCATCAAAACTTCGGAAGACCCGATTGAGAAAGAACACAGCAATGTTCGTGAAACCCTGCCTGATGCCGTCCAGATGTATCTTAAGGAAATCGGCAAAACTCCCCTTTTAAAAGCCGAGGAAGAAGTGTCCTTGGCTAAAAGAAAGGAGAGAGGAGAAGAAGCAGCCAGGCAGCAACTGATGAAAGCCAATCTCCGGCTGGTGGTTTCTATCGCCAAAAAATACGTTCACCGCAGCCCCAATTTAAGCATCTTGGATTTGATTCAGGAAGGCAATATCGGGCTTTCCCGCGCCGTGGAAAAATTTGACTACCGCAAAGGTTTTAAATTTTCCACTTACGCCACCTGGTGGATCCGCCAGGCCATCACCCGCGCCTTAGCCGACCAGTCCCGGACCATCCGTATTCCCGTTCATATGGTGGAAACCATTTCCAAATACACCCAGATTAAAAGGAAGCTCACCCAGGAATTGGGACGGATGCCATTAGCGGAAGAAATCGCCAATGAGATGGGAATTGAAGTCAGCAAAATTCATTATATCCAAAAAATTTCCCAGGAAGTTATTTCTTTGGAAATGCCTTTGGATGAAAATGAGAGCGAAGGAGTCACTCTGTCTGATTTTATCCCGGATAACCAAAGTTTAACGCCAGAACAATTAGCCAGCCATACGCTTTTAAGAAACCAGCTTAAGGAAATTATCAGCGACCTTTCGCCGAGGGAACAAAGGATTTTAAGCATGCGTTTTGGCTTGGAAGACAATGTCACCCACACCCTTGAAGAAGTCGGCAAGGAATTCGGGGTGACGAGGGAGCGAATCCGGCAGATTGAAGCTAAGTCCTTGGAAAAAATCCGCCAGCATAAAGAAATTGGAAAATTGGAGGGATACTAA
- a CDS encoding radical SAM protein yields MKKRKQKEILSKKLTHPNYIFCLKKERNWCLYNALTLKKCYGGKELSAVYRLTNKLIEEEILVRKLINCDHDPEEIKKLIRELKKEKFLVYSNFSGEKFREKIKNGLKKIKYQPMGMYLLVSTGCNYRCKYCCLEHSIDTHSLQPKLMSFKVAREAVNFFFKSSPNPQYICFFGGEPLINFKIIKEIVEYINTEYPNKKIFFRINTNGSLVNQEIAEFFAKYNFVIGVSIDGTKKYHNSCRVYPNDKGTFEDTIKGWHLLQKAGCKNLGTVAVLNSQNIEAVEKNILFFLDELKADSINFEPVGIITEPQYLYLYPSPKKVAQALVKNYENLESRGKLDNYIARFLIHFLGEKVLFCRCGSRYGSLIIDPQGNKGPCFNFLGSVYFSKKGITYAKEWKNISPVNMPECTNCIAIGICGGICAAHARAVGGNIRSIDLEYSCEIMKEILRWMIWDLEKRLASKNEAKNKP; encoded by the coding sequence ATGAAAAAAAGAAAGCAAAAAGAGATACTAAGCAAAAAATTAACCCACCCGAATTATATATTCTGTTTAAAAAAGGAGAGGAATTGGTGTTTATATAACGCCTTAACCTTAAAAAAATGTTATGGAGGGAAGGAACTCTCGGCAGTTTATCGTTTGACAAACAAACTGATTGAAGAAGAAATTCTTGTTCGTAAATTAATAAATTGCGACCATGATCCAGAAGAAATAAAAAAACTCATCCGTGAATTGAAGAAAGAAAAATTTTTGGTTTACTCAAATTTTAGTGGAGAAAAATTCCGAGAAAAAATTAAAAATGGATTAAAAAAAATAAAATATCAACCGATGGGAATGTACCTCCTCGTTTCTACGGGATGTAATTATCGGTGTAAATATTGTTGCCTGGAACACAGTATCGATACTCATTCGCTCCAGCCAAAATTAATGTCTTTTAAAGTAGCGAGGGAAGCAGTCAATTTTTTCTTTAAATCTTCTCCTAATCCTCAGTATATTTGTTTCTTTGGTGGCGAACCATTAATTAATTTTAAAATAATTAAAGAAATTGTTGAATATATTAATACTGAATATCCAAATAAAAAAATCTTTTTCCGAATTAACACAAATGGTTCATTGGTCAATCAAGAAATCGCAGAATTTTTTGCTAAATATAATTTTGTTATTGGGGTATCTATTGATGGGACGAAAAAATATCATAATTCATGTAGAGTGTATCCAAATGATAAAGGCACTTTCGAAGATACTATTAAGGGTTGGCATCTCCTTCAAAAAGCAGGATGTAAAAACTTAGGGACAGTAGCGGTCCTTAACTCTCAAAATATTGAAGCAGTTGAAAAGAATATCTTATTTTTCCTTGATGAATTAAAAGCTGATTCAATAAATTTTGAGCCAGTAGGAATAATAACAGAACCTCAATATTTATATCTTTATCCCTCTCCAAAGAAAGTTGCACAGGCTCTCGTCAAAAATTACGAAAATTTAGAATCTCGCGGAAAGTTAGATAATTATATTGCACGATTTCTAATTCATTTTTTAGGGGAAAAAGTTCTTTTTTGCCGCTGCGGCTCACGATACGGAAGTTTAATAATCGACCCCCAGGGGAACAAGGGTCCTTGTTTCAATTTTCTTGGAAGTGTTTATTTTTCTAAAAAAGGTATTACTTATGCGAAAGAATGGAAAAACATTTCTCCGGTTAATATGCCCGAATGTACTAATTGTATTGCTATAGGAATTTGTGGTGGTATTTGCGCAGCCCATGCAAGAGCGGTGGGTGGAAATATTCGAAGCATTGACTTAGAATATTCTTGTGAGATTATGAAAGAAATCTTAAGATGGATGATTTGGGATCTAGAAAAAAGATTAGCATCTAAGAATGAGGCAAAAAATAAACCGTAA
- a CDS encoding alanine--tRNA ligase → MNSNEIRTKFIEFFKQNDHLRIPGSSLISEDPTLLFVNAGMVQFKPYFLGLKKPLSKRITDFQKCFRMIDIDKVGNNNRTLTFFEMLGNWSIGDYGRKKAISYAWELLTKIYKINKERLWVSIFKGEKNIPYDRETLEVWMGTGIKRERIVELGLEDNFWIGGPTGPCGPCSEIYYDLGEDFGCGKNNCKPGCDCNRFLEIWNLVFIEYCRDEKGNTVNLPIKSIDTGAGLERLAIVLQQKSSIFETDLFAPIIEKIRNWKFEIGNSDLADRSERIIADHTKSAVFLISEGVFPSNVEKGYILRRILRRAIRFGKLLKLPKNFLITLAQKVFEIYREVYPELKSKGADILTIIQKEEEKFEETLDEGIKALKKIYGRAIGGVDPENLPEGMVIKDNIIRVDGQEIFHIYETYGLPPELSQEIMTEWGIRFDDQTIKECGEAFKKHQEISRAGLEKKFGGHGLKDGGEITGATEEEKQKIVQLHTATHLLHQVLADLFGENIKQMGSDINPERFRFDFPFERKLTPEEITKIEEIVNQKIKENLPVRFEEKTKEEAIAEGAKAFFKIKYPDKVKIYSIGDYSKEICNGPHVKNTSEIGKFKIIKEEAVGAGIRRIKATID, encoded by the coding sequence ATGAATTCAAATGAGATTAGAACAAAATTTATTGAATTTTTTAAACAAAATGACCATCTTAGGATACCCGGTTCGTCATTGATATCTGAGGATCCTACTCTTTTATTCGTGAATGCCGGCATGGTTCAATTCAAACCTTACTTTTTGGGTCTAAAAAAACCTCTATCAAAACGAATCACTGATTTTCAAAAATGCTTCAGGATGATTGATATTGATAAAGTCGGTAATAATAATAGAACATTAACTTTCTTTGAGATGTTAGGAAATTGGTCTATTGGAGATTATGGAAGAAAAAAAGCAATATCTTATGCTTGGGAATTACTTACTAAAATTTACAAAATTAACAAAGAAAGATTGTGGGTTAGTATTTTTAAAGGAGAGAAGAATATTCCCTACGACAGAGAAACACTGGAGGTCTGGATGGGTACAGGAATAAAAAGGGAAAGGATTGTGGAACTCGGCTTAGAAGATAATTTCTGGATAGGTGGGCCTACAGGCCCTTGTGGTCCTTGTAGTGAAATCTATTATGACCTAGGAGAGGATTTTGGTTGTGGCAAAAATAATTGCAAGCCCGGTTGTGATTGCAATCGCTTTTTAGAAATTTGGAATTTAGTTTTTATAGAATATTGCAGAGACGAAAAAGGAAATACTGTCAATCTACCAATAAAAAGCATAGATACAGGAGCTGGGCTGGAAAGATTAGCTATAGTGCTTCAACAGAAATCCTCAATTTTTGAAACAGATTTGTTTGCTCCAATAATAGAAAAAATTCGAAATTGGAAATTCGAAATTGGAAATTCTGATTTGGCCGACCGAAGTGAACGAATTATCGCTGATCATACAAAAAGTGCTGTTTTTTTGATATCTGAAGGAGTTTTTCCTTCTAATGTTGAAAAAGGTTATATCTTAAGAAGAATTTTAAGAAGAGCAATTAGATTTGGTAAATTATTAAAATTGCCAAAAAATTTTCTGATTACTTTGGCTCAAAAAGTTTTTGAAATTTACAGAGAAGTCTATCCCGAACTTAAATCGAAAGGGGCTGATATTTTAACTATAATTCAAAAAGAAGAAGAAAAATTTGAAGAAACCTTAGACGAAGGAATAAAAGCACTTAAAAAAATCTACGGAAGAGCCATAGGAGGAGTGGACCCCGAAAATTTACCAGAGGGAATGGTTATTAAAGATAATATAATAAGGGTTGATGGGCAAGAGATTTTTCATATATACGAAACTTATGGTTTACCCCCAGAACTTTCTCAAGAAATTATGACCGAATGGGGAATCAGATTTGATGATCAAACAATAAAAGAATGCGGGGAAGCCTTCAAAAAACACCAGGAAATTTCCCGGGCCGGGCTGGAAAAAAAATTCGGCGGGCACGGTTTGAAAGATGGCGGCGAAATCACCGGCGCGACCGAGGAAGAAAAACAAAAAATAGTCCAGCTTCACACCGCCACTCACCTGCTCCACCAAGTGTTAGCTGATTTATTCGGCGAAAATATAAAGCAGATGGGTTCGGATATAAACCCCGAACGCTTCCGCTTTGATTTTCCGTTTGAAAGAAAATTAACGCCGGAAGAAATCACTAAAATTGAAGAAATCGTCAACCAAAAAATCAAAGAAAATTTACCTGTTAGATTTGAAGAAAAAACAAAAGAAGAAGCGATTGCCGAAGGAGCCAAGGCCTTTTTCAAAATTAAATATCCGGATAAAGTAAAAATTTATTCCATCGGCGATTACAGTAAGGAAATCTGCAACGGCCCGCACGTGAAAAACACCTCCGAAATCGGTAAGTTCAAAATAATCAAAGAAGAAGCGGTTGGGGCAGGCATCAGAAGAATTAAAGCAACTATTGATTAA
- the rpsI gene encoding 30S ribosomal protein S9 → MAEKITKVAKVKKVEKVSKPSPVKVKTDRYFEAVGRRKTAIARVRLYNRAGGVLVNEKDYLKYFPTARLQQMAFSPLEKTKLNGKADVTVRVSGGGMSSQAEAVRHGLSRALVLFDANLKALIKGLGYLKRDPRMVERKKFGLKKARRAPQWAKR, encoded by the coding sequence ATGGCTGAAAAAATAACAAAAGTAGCAAAAGTAAAAAAAGTTGAAAAAGTAAGCAAGCCTTCGCCTGTTAAAGTTAAAACAGACCGTTATTTTGAAGCGGTTGGCAGAAGAAAAACCGCCATCGCCCGGGTTCGGCTTTACAACCGCGCGGGCGGCGTTTTGGTGAATGAAAAAGATTATCTCAAATATTTCCCCACAGCCCGTCTTCAGCAAATGGCCTTTTCTCCTTTGGAAAAAACAAAACTGAATGGCAAGGCAGATGTCACTGTCAGAGTTTCAGGCGGGGGAATGAGCAGCCAAGCCGAAGCGGTGCGCCATGGTTTATCACGGGCTTTGGTTTTGTTTGATGCTAATTTAAAAGCCCTTATTAAGGGCTTGGGTTATCTAAAAAGAGATCCCCGGATGGTAGAGCGGAAGAAATTCGGTCTTAAGAAAGCCCGTCGCGCGCCGCAATGGGCGAAGAGATAG
- the rplM gene encoding 50S ribosomal protein L13, which yields MDYIFDAKNKKLGRLASEIAIILQGKKNPDYEPRLPGTDRVIVKNITAIEVSGKKEEQKIYYHQTAGYLGHLKKKTYREVFAKEPARVLRLAVLRMLPKNKLQIKRMKRLIIE from the coding sequence ATGGATTACATTTTTGACGCTAAAAATAAAAAATTGGGACGCTTGGCTTCGGAAATCGCCATTATTCTTCAGGGAAAGAAAAATCCCGACTATGAACCAAGATTGCCTGGTACTGATAGGGTGATAGTAAAAAACATCACTGCGATAGAAGTTAGCGGCAAAAAAGAAGAGCAGAAAATTTACTATCATCAAACTGCGGGTTATCTCGGGCATTTGAAGAAAAAAACTTATCGTGAGGTTTTCGCGAAAGAGCCGGCAAGGGTTTTGCGGTTGGCGGTTTTAAGAATGCTTCCCAAAAATAAATTACAGATTAAAAGAATGAAAAGATTAATTATAGAATAA
- the rplQ gene encoding 50S ribosomal protein L17 — MEKPFLKILANNLILQEKIETTESRARELRPFVEHLVSYGKKQKLAVYRLLLKKLPEAAADKIYHELAPRYKERKGGYLRVIKHSLTRKNDGAKIVTVEFVK, encoded by the coding sequence ATGGAAAAACCATTTTTGAAAATTTTAGCCAATAACCTTATTTTGCAGGAAAAAATCGAAACCACTGAAAGTCGGGCAAGGGAACTGCGTCCTTTCGTTGAACACTTAGTTTCCTACGGAAAAAAGCAAAAATTGGCCGTTTATCGCTTGTTATTAAAAAAATTACCAGAAGCGGCCGCGGATAAAATTTATCATGAATTGGCCCCGCGTTATAAAGAGCGCAAAGGCGGTTATCTGCGGGTTATTAAGCATTCTTTAACCCGAAAAAATGACGGAGCGAAAATTGTTACCGTAGAGTTTGTTAAATAA
- the rpoA gene encoding DNA-directed RNA polymerase subunit alpha has translation MEKLYHNLSETVKIKKISDDGTAGVFHIEGLYTGFGLTLGNSLRRALFSSLPGAAITQVKIKGVNHEFTTIPGVVEDIVELTLNLKKVRFKFFADEPQVLTLKVKGEKEVKANDIKTNPQVEIVNPGLHLASLTDKKVELDMELTVEKGLGYLPSADRKIERLAIGTIVLDAIFSPVTKVNTLVENMRVGEKTDYNRLKIEIETDGSISPSEALHKTADVLKDHFDKVSAVLAEEDEEKK, from the coding sequence ATGGAAAAACTTTATCACAATCTTAGTGAGACAGTAAAGATTAAAAAAATTTCCGATGACGGAACAGCCGGCGTTTTTCATATTGAAGGGCTTTACACCGGATTCGGTTTGACTTTAGGCAACTCTTTGCGCCGGGCTCTTTTTTCTTCTTTGCCGGGAGCCGCCATTACTCAGGTAAAAATCAAAGGTGTTAATCATGAGTTTACTACCATTCCCGGAGTGGTTGAGGACATCGTTGAATTGACTCTCAATTTGAAAAAGGTGCGCTTTAAGTTTTTTGCCGATGAGCCCCAGGTTTTAACCCTTAAGGTCAAAGGAGAAAAAGAAGTTAAGGCCAATGATATCAAAACCAATCCTCAGGTGGAAATTGTTAATCCCGGGCTTCATTTAGCCAGTCTTACCGACAAAAAAGTGGAGTTGGACATGGAGTTGACCGTGGAAAAAGGGTTGGGGTATTTGCCGTCGGCTGACCGGAAAATTGAACGTTTGGCTATCGGCACCATTGTTCTTGATGCTATTTTCTCGCCGGTTACTAAAGTTAATACCTTGGTGGAGAATATGCGTGTTGGTGAAAAAACCGACTACAATCGATTAAAGATTGAAATTGAAACCGATGGTTCTATCTCGCCTTCGGAGGCCTTGCATAAAACAGCCGATGTCCTGAAAGACCATTTTGATAAAGTTTCCGCTGTTTTAGCCGAAGAGGATGAGGAAAAAAAATAA
- the rpsD gene encoding 30S ribosomal protein S4 translates to MQRITEKKERALGTRLFLKAFRCNSPKCALVRRPTKPGIHGNKKGGKGRRTLSEFGRQLQEKQKVQISYGISNHQMQQLFRGRKETGKVLESLEKRLDNVVFRLGLADSRIIARQLVNHGHILVKNKKVSAPSYQVKIGEKVGLNSNSRKLKIFDGLELKMKKFEQPKWLNLDKENLTGELIDNPQEINLPFDLDLVAEYYSR, encoded by the coding sequence ATGCAAAGAATAACCGAAAAAAAAGAAAGAGCTTTAGGAACCAGACTTTTTTTGAAAGCGTTTCGTTGCAATTCTCCGAAATGCGCCTTGGTTCGTCGTCCTACCAAACCCGGAATTCACGGCAACAAAAAAGGAGGTAAAGGCCGCAGAACGCTTTCGGAATTCGGCCGACAGCTCCAGGAAAAACAAAAAGTTCAGATTTCCTATGGCATCAGCAATCACCAGATGCAACAGCTTTTCCGCGGCAGAAAAGAAACCGGAAAAGTTTTGGAATCATTGGAAAAGCGCTTGGACAATGTCGTTTTTCGTTTAGGCTTGGCTGATTCGCGGATTATCGCGCGCCAATTGGTTAATCATGGACATATTTTAGTAAAAAATAAAAAAGTGTCCGCTCCTTCCTATCAGGTTAAAATCGGTGAAAAAGTGGGCTTGAATTCCAATTCCCGAAAATTGAAAATTTTTGACGGTTTGGAATTAAAAATGAAAAAATTTGAGCAGCCGAAATGGTTGAATTTGGACAAAGAAAATTTGACCGGCGAGTTGATTGACAACCCCCAGGAAATAAATTTGCCATTTGACCTTGATTTAGTCGCCGAGTATTATTCAAGATAA
- the rpsK gene encoding 30S ribosomal protein S11, with protein sequence MGKKKIVTKTEEATLKEGASAEKALAGQKVRKVKQRVESGRIYIQVSYNNTVITATDMKGNVLAWATAGSLGFSGPKKATAFAASKVAEAVAEKLRQSGPSSIEVYIKGIGGGRDSALKALANRGFDIVAIKDITPIPHNGPRPRKTRRV encoded by the coding sequence ATGGGAAAAAAGAAAATAGTCACAAAAACCGAAGAGGCGACCTTAAAAGAAGGCGCTTCAGCTGAAAAAGCGTTAGCCGGTCAAAAAGTCCGGAAAGTTAAACAGCGGGTAGAGTCCGGCCGTATTTATATTCAAGTTAGCTATAATAACACTGTTATTACGGCTACTGATATGAAGGGAAATGTTTTGGCTTGGGCTACCGCCGGTTCTTTGGGATTTTCCGGCCCCAAAAAAGCCACGGCTTTCGCGGCCAGTAAAGTGGCTGAGGCCGTAGCTGAAAAACTCCGACAATCCGGTCCTTCCAGTATTGAGGTTTACATAAAAGGTATCGGCGGCGGCCGCGATTCCGCCCTCAAAGCGTTGGCTAATCGCGGTTTTGATATTGTGGCCATTAAAGACATAACTCCGATTCCGCATAACGGCCCCCGGCCGCGAAAAACCAGAAGAGTTTAA
- the rpsM gene encoding 30S ribosomal protein S13, with the protein MMRFLGVNIPDNKKVEISLSYIYGIGPSSARQIIKDAKVDPQKRVKDLNAQEVSQLKDFIEKKYKIEGELRLAIKQNINRLKEIICYRGTRHLRRLPVRGQRTKTNSRTVRGNVRKTVGSGRRKLDKT; encoded by the coding sequence ATTATGAGATTTTTAGGAGTCAACATTCCCGACAATAAAAAAGTGGAAATTTCTTTATCGTATATTTACGGCATAGGGCCGTCTTCAGCGCGTCAGATTATTAAAGACGCCAAAGTTGACCCGCAAAAAAGAGTCAAAGATTTGAATGCTCAGGAAGTCAGTCAATTAAAAGATTTTATAGAAAAGAAATACAAGATTGAAGGAGAACTTCGCCTGGCAATCAAACAGAATATTAATCGGCTGAAAGAAATTATTTGCTACCGAGGCACTCGCCATTTGAGACGTTTGCCGGTAAGAGGACAGCGGACCAAGACCAATTCCCGGACGGTTCGCGGCAACGTGCGAAAAACGGTAGGTAGTGGTCGGAGAAAATTAGATAAGACATAA
- the rpmJ gene encoding 50S ribosomal protein L36 — MKVRSSVKKICLKCKTARRRGRLYITCSNPKHKQRQG, encoded by the coding sequence ATGAAAGTTCGTTCATCAGTCAAAAAAATTTGTTTGAAATGTAAAACTGCCCGGCGTCGCGGACGGCTTTATATCACCTGTTCCAATCCCAAACATAAACAAAGACAAGGATAA
- the infA gene encoding translation initiation factor IF-1 gives MPSESNTIKVEGIIEEALPGLTFRVRLKENNREILAYLGGRLKLHHIKVIPGDHVVVDITSYDDNRGRITRRL, from the coding sequence ATGCCATCGGAATCAAACACGATTAAAGTTGAAGGAATCATTGAAGAGGCCTTGCCGGGTTTAACCTTTAGGGTTCGGTTAAAGGAAAATAACCGGGAAATTTTGGCTTATTTGGGTGGGCGGTTGAAGCTCCATCATATAAAAGTGATCCCCGGCGATCACGTTGTCGTTGATATTACTTCTTACGATGACAACCGGGGGAGAATTACAAGAAGATTATAG